A single Pseudoalteromonas rubra DNA region contains:
- a CDS encoding phosphotransferase, translating into MSTSALVSHVMTMLPDTQQAQALWSGCGYIHKFTYQGELLVAKVATVPAQLAHRHITQSAHSLRRKYQSYEKELNFYRHTAQHYIAVCALPEVKALAHQNEVFILVLSDFEAQGYHNITAASRVHLDHMLTWLARFHAVGLVGPDILAGVARGNYWHLDTRPDEFERMVSGKLKNNAQVINQRLLDCPYQTLIHGDAKLANFAFSSKQALGYDFQHVGLGVGVADVMLLLTSLYSGRELEMQSLASLDSYFEQLGRALSGVWSTEQIAELEKSWRALWPYVWADFQRFLMGWKPDHQKLTAYMFSQSELCLAQLGEA; encoded by the coding sequence ATGTCAACCTCCGCACTTGTCTCGCATGTTATGACCATGCTTCCTGACACACAGCAAGCCCAGGCATTATGGAGTGGCTGTGGTTACATTCATAAATTTACTTATCAGGGTGAGTTGCTCGTTGCCAAAGTGGCCACTGTACCAGCACAACTGGCGCATCGCCATATTACCCAGAGCGCCCATTCTTTGCGTCGAAAATATCAATCTTATGAGAAGGAATTGAACTTCTATCGACACACAGCGCAGCATTATATCGCAGTTTGCGCATTGCCTGAGGTTAAAGCGTTGGCACATCAGAACGAGGTTTTTATTCTGGTGCTTAGTGATTTTGAAGCGCAGGGGTATCACAATATAACCGCTGCGTCTCGTGTCCATCTTGATCACATGCTTACTTGGCTCGCACGCTTTCATGCGGTTGGGCTTGTCGGCCCTGATATACTGGCAGGGGTTGCGCGAGGAAACTACTGGCATCTGGACACGCGTCCGGATGAATTCGAACGTATGGTTTCCGGCAAGCTTAAAAATAATGCACAAGTAATCAACCAAAGGTTGCTTGATTGTCCTTATCAAACTTTAATTCATGGCGATGCGAAGCTAGCCAACTTTGCTTTTAGCTCAAAGCAGGCATTGGGTTATGACTTTCAGCATGTTGGTCTGGGAGTTGGGGTAGCTGATGTAATGTTACTCTTGACCAGTTTATACAGTGGCCGAGAGCTCGAAATGCAATCACTGGCGAGTTTGGATAGCTATTTTGAGCAATTAGGCCGTGCTTTGTCCGGGGTTTGGTCGACCGAGCAAATTGCCGAACTAGAGAAAAGCTGGCGGGCGTTATGGCCATATGTCTGGGCTGATTTCCAACGCTTTTTAATGGGTTGGAAGCCCGATCATCAAAAACTGACCGCTTACATGTTTTCTCAGAGCGAATTATGCCTTGCGCAACTTGGTGAGGCATGA